The segment CATGTGCTGGATAGAGGATATCAGCAATTCTACATCATAGTCTTCTCTGGTCACATGGTGGCCACCACCCATATTGAGCCATTTGACTTTGTGAAGGTAGGGACCGAATTTGGCCTCAACAGCATCCAAGGTCGTTTTCAAATCATCTGAATTTTGTTCGCAGAGAGTATGGAAATGCAGGCCATCCACCAAGTCCAGCAGGTCTTCTGAAAACTGGTCAATGCGAACACCAAAACGAGAACCCGTTGCGCAGGGATCATAGAGTGCATGTTCACCTTGGGTGGAACATTCGGGATTGATGCGTAAACCAACACTGACTCCTGCTACTCTGCATTTGTCAACGTGCTTGCGGAGCTGGCGCGCTGAATTGAAGACAATGTGGTCAGAAATCTCCAGAAGTTCATCCATATCGCTATCCTTAAAGGCTGGGGCAAAAACATGAACCTCGCCTCCAAATTCCTCACGACCCAGCCTAGCTTCATAAAGACCTGAAGCAGTTGTTCCAGCTAAGTACTGACTGATTAGCGGATAGGTAGCATACATGGAGAAGGCCTTTTGAGCCAAGAGCACCTTGCAACCTGTACGCTCTTGGACAGACTTGAGAATTTCTAAATTGTTGACCAGCTTGGCTTCGTCAATGACATAGGCTGGCGTTGGGACTTGATCAATTCTCATCTAGTCCACCAAAACTGGATTTTCTACTACCTGCCAAGGTAGACCATACTGGTTGAGCAGGTCCATAAATGGATCTGGATCCAATTCCTCCAAGTTGTAAACCCCTGGTTTCTTCCAAGTTCCGTCCATGACAAGCTTGGTTCCAATCATAGCAGGAACACCAGTTGTGTAGGAAATAGCCTGTGAACCAACTTCCTTGTAACATTCCTGGTGGTCACATACGTTGTAGATGTAGATGGTCTTCTCCACACCGTCTTTGACACCAGTGAAAATACAGCCGATGTTGGTCTTGCCAACTGTACGAGGACCAAGGCTAGCAGGGTCTGGTAATAGTGCTTTAAGGAATTGGATTGGCACCACTTCTTGTCCATTAAAGTTGATTGGATCCGTACGCAAGAGACCAACATTTTCCAAACATTTCATGTGAGTCAAGTAGGATTGACCGAAAGTCATAAAGAAGCGGATGCGTTTGACACCTGGAATATTCTTAGCAAGGGATTCGATTTCTTCGTGGTGGAGGAGGTACATGTCTTTCTGGCCAACTTCTGGGAAATCATATTCTCGTTTGATCGACATAGCTTCGACTTCCACCCATTTGCCGTTTTCCCAGTAGGAACCTGGTGCTGAAACTTCACGCAAGTTGATTTCTGGGTTAAAGTTGGTCGCAAATGGATAACCGTGGTCTCCACCGTTACAATCTAAGATGTCGATGTAATGAATTTCATCGAAATAATGTTTTAATGCGTAGGCTGAGAAGACGCTGGTCACCCCTGGATCAAATCCGGATCCCAAAAGTGCTGTCAGCCCTGCTTTTTCAAAACGCTCCTTATAAGCCCACTGCCATGAGTAGTCAAAGTAAGCCGTAAAGCCCTCTTCAGCACAGTGTTTTTCGTAAATAGCCCGCCATTCTGGGTCTTCTGTATCCTCACACTCGTAGTTGGCCGTGTCGATATAGTCCACGCCCGTCGCCAAGCAGGCATCCATGATGGTCAAGTCTTGGTAAGGCAGGGCAACGTTCAAGACTGCTTTTGGCTGGTAGCTTTCAATCAAGGCAATCACTTCTTCTACCTTGTCCGCATCCACTTGGGCAGTTTCAATTTTTACAGACGTTTTTTCTTCCAAAACAGCCTTCAAATCATCACACTTGGACTTGGTACGGCTGGCAATCATGACTTCCTTGAAGGTATCTTCTGCCTGACAAACCTTGCTGATGGCAACTTGGGCAACTCCGCCACAACCAATAACTAACAAACGACTCATTATTTTTTCTCCTCTTCTTCTAAAATGTCTTCCACGTATCGAGGCAAGAGAAATGCTCCGATGTGGAGGTTAGCGGTATAGTATTCTGTGAAAAGCTGGCGCGCCTTCCATTTTTCCTTATCAAAATCTTCGATGGGATGGTATTTTTTAGAGGCAAAGCCAAATAACCAATAACCTGCCGCAGATGTCGGAATATGGGCCTGATAAACACGGCTGATAGGGAAGGATTGAGTCGCCTTCCGATGCATGGAACGAAAGGCAGACTCATCTTCGTCATAAAATGGCGAACCATGCTGATAAACCATGATGCCATCTTCCTTCAAAGCTCGGTAGGCGTTTCCATAAAATTCCTTAGTAAAGAGCCCTTCCGTGTGTCCAAATGGATCTGTCGCATCATTGATGATGATGTCGTATTCATTTTCACAGTTGCGCAAAAAACGCAGACCATCCTGTAAATAGACCTCGACCCGCTCATCTTCTAAGCCAGTTGCATAGTCTGGGAAATACTGACGACAAACTTCCACAAGGAGTTCATCTGGCTCTACAACGTCAATACGTTCGATTTCAGGATACATACTGAGAACTTGGGCAACGCCACCATCTCCCCCACCCAAAATCAAGATTTTCTTGGGATTGGGATGGACGGCCATGGGCACATGGACAGCCATTTCGTTGTAAACAAAATCATCTGCATCTGAAAAGAGAACCCGACCATTGAGGGTCAAAATCTTTCCAAAGGCTGGCGAGTCCAAGACATCTATATCTTGGTATTCGCTTTTTCCAGCATAAAATTGTTGACTGGTGCGAATGGATAACTTGACATCTGGCGTTTGAACTTCTGAAAACCACATTTCCATGACTAGTCCTCCTTAATGACATTGATGAAATTGACATCTGGATCTTCTGTCCCTTGGACGGAACAACCGCGCTCCTTGGCGAAGATGATGTAGTCAACAATTTCCTGGGTCACTCGTTCACCTGGAGCTAAAAGCGGAATACCTGGCGGGTAGCACATGACAAATTCCCCACAGACCTGACCAACTGCTTCTTGCAGGGAACGGCTTTCCCGCTCTGCATAAAAGGCTTCCTGCGGTGACAAAACCAGCTGCGGCTGGATGTATTCTCCCGAAATCAAATCCGAACCATCTCGTGAGTAAAGACGCTTGATGTCAGCCAGAGCCCCCACCAGCCGCTCGATATCCTGCAAGCGGTCACCGATTGAAATATAGGCCAGGATATTGCCAATATCACCAAATTCAATCTGGATGTCATACTCATCCCGCAACAAATCATAGACTTCAATCCCTGTCAGACCAATGCCCTGCGTATAGATGGAGAGCTTGGTTACATCGAAATCATGCACCGTTTTACCATCAATCAATTCTTTTGAATAGGCATAGTAGCCACCGATAGCGTTGATTTCACGACGAGCATACTCAGACATTTCAATGACTTTTTCAAAGGATTCCTTGCCTCGAAGGGCCAGATTTCTCCGTGAAATATCCAAACTAGCCAGCAAGAGATAGGAAGCGGATGTCGACTGGGTCAGATTGATAATCTGGCGGACATACTCCACATTCATATCTGGACCGACCAATAGGAGAGAGCTCTGGGTCAGACTACCACCTGATTTGTGCATGGAAACAGCTGCCATATCAGCCCCCACATCCATAGCCGCCTCTGGCAATTTTTCCGAAAAATGCAAATGAGCTCCGTGGGCCTCATCTACCAAAACTTTCATGCCCGCTGCGTGAGCTTTCTCAGTCAAGCTATGCAGGTCCGAGCAGATGCCATAATAGGTCGGATTGTTAATCAAGACAGCTACCGCATCAGGATGCTCAGAAATCGCCCGTTCAAAGGCATCATTTTCCAAGGAAAGAGCAATACCAATCCGTGGCTCCACGCTCATATCCACATAGACAGGGATGGCGCCACAGAGGACAAGGGCATTGAGGGCTGACTTATGGACATTTCGGGGAAGGATAATCTTATCGCCTGCCTTACAAGTCGCCAGAATCATGGTCTGGACGGAAGAGGTTGTCCCTCCAACCATGAGAAAGGCATGACTGGCACCAAAGGCTTCTGCTGCCAATTCCTCCGCCTCTCGAATAATGGAGACTGGATGCCCTAGATTATCCAAAGGTTTCATAGAATTGACATCAATCCCCACGCATCTTTCTCCTAACAGTTCGACCAACTCTGGATTACCCCGTCCCCGTTTGTGTCCTGGGACATCAAAGGGAACAATCCGTTTTCGGCGTAACTGTACCAATCCCTGATAAATAGGGGCTTGGTGTTGATTTTTCATATCGAAAAACTCCTTTGCTTGATGGACTCCTACCCTTTTTAACAAAGCAAAAAGAGCAGGGTTCATCCTGCTCTACAATCCAAATTGACGTTTTTTATTCTTCTCTTGAGTTTATGTGCCTACCGTTTCCTACTCTCCAGTGCAAATATATACGTACTTTATTGACCGTTTCACAAGATGACGTGTGCTTTCACCACACTAAATTTGATATACGAATTAGGGATGAACCCTAAAATCAACTTATAAAATGTAGGCTTTTAACCCTATCAATAATGTGGCTTACGCCACGCTTCGGCATTCGACCCGCCTGTCCGTAGGCTTTGGTTATGATCAATAGCAGAGCTACTCATCCCATATAGGTCTGATATTTGCTAGAATAGGTATGACTACTTTTCCTAGGCCTGTTTATTGTAACACGGAAATTTCTCTTTGACAAGTATAATTTTTAATATTTTTTATAAAAAAATCCAAACATTAATAAAAAAATGGCTTCAAACGTTCGAAACCATTTTGTTTTTTTATTTAATTCCTAATGCAATTCGAGCATAACGACTCATTTTTTGAACGGTCCAAGCTGGTGACCAAACCAGTCTCACATCTACTTCTGTTACTTCAGGAACATCCTTCAGTACATCATGAATTTGATCGGTAATTAGATCAGCTAATGGACAACCCATGGTCGTCAAGGTCATATCAATTTCAGCCTTGCCCTCAATAAATCGGATTTCATAAATTAGCCCTAAATTGATAATATCAATACCTAGCTCAGGGTCAATCACATCTTCAAGAGCATGAAAAACACGCTCCTGAATGTCTTTAATTTGATCTTCTGTGTACGTCATTTTTCTCTCTTTCTTGTTCACAAGTTCAATACTAGAAAAGAAACAAACCAAGTTTGTGTCAAAAAGTCCACTGGACGTTACGCTCCCTTTCTAATTTCAAGGCGAGCGGTTAAAAAGGTACGCAGTACCTTCGCTCGTTTCCTGTTTTCAGCGAGCGGTTGAAAACCTCCCCCGGAGGTTAACCTCGCTTTCTTATTTCTAGGCTCGGGTTAAAACACCACGCCAGTGGTGTTTTAATCCTCTATAAAATCTCTGAGTGGTTTGCTGCGGGATGGGTGGCGGAGTTTACGGAGGGCTTTGGCTTCGATTTGGCGGATGCGTTCACGGGTTACGTTAAAGACTTTACCAACATCTTCAAGCGTGCGCATTTTACCATCGTCTAAACCAAAACGAAGACGCAATACGTTTTCCTCACGGTCAGTAAGAGTATCCAATACCTCATCTAACTGTTCACGAAGAACGACACGAGTTGTGTAATCAACTGGATTTTCAATGACTTCGTCTTCGATAAAATCTCCAAGATGACTATCATCTTCTTCACCAATTGGGGTCTCGAGCGAAACAGGCTCTTGGGCAATCTTGAGGATTTCACGAACTTTCTCGGGTGTCATATCCATACGCTCAGCGATTTGTTCTGGTGTTGGATCTTGCCCCAATTCTTGCAGGAGATTGCGTTGCTCACGAACCAATTTGTTAATGGTTTCTACCATATGGACAGGGATACGAATCGTGCGAGCCTGATCGGCAATAGCACGCGTAATAGCCTGACGAATCCACCAGGTTGCATAAGTTGAAAACTTAAAACCTTTAGAGTAGTCAAACTTGTCAACTGCCTTCATCAAGCCCATGTTTCCTTCTTGGATAAGATCAAGGAACTGCATACCACGGCCGACATAGCGTTTGGCAATGGAAACAACCAAACGCAAGTTGGCTTCAGCCAAACGTTGTTTCGCTTCTGGGTCACCTGCTTCAACTGCTAACGCCAATTCTTGCTCTTCTTCGTTGGTCAAGAGTGGCACAACCCCAATTTCTTTCAAATACATGCGGACCGGGTCGTTAACTTTTGCAGAAGTGCTTCCGAGCAATTCCTCATCAGATAATCTTGGTTCTTCCTCTACCTGCATAGCACGAGCAGAAGGGTTCCCTTCTTTATCAACAATCGAAATCCCTGCATCCTGAATACGTTGGAGCAAATCATCAATCCCATCAGCAATAAGCGTAAATGGAATAACCAGTTGGTCATTGATTTCATCGTCTGTAGCTGAACCTTGTTTTTTATGGTTACGGATAAATTCGGCAACTTGTACATCAAAAGTAGTTACTTCTGTTTTTTTATCTTTTTTATTGGTCATATTTACTCCATTTGTCTTCTTCTATCGATGAGTTTTTGCAACTCATCGAGGGCAATATCTGCATTTCCCACATGGGAATGTTCACGGATTTTCCGTGCTAGGTGCTGGTTCTCCTTCTTTAACAATTCCTTGTCTCGCCGAATTTCTAATTCTTCGATTTCGTGTGGAGATACTTCATTAGGTAAACGTTCTTCCTGCATACGATACCAAGCCTGTTGAGCGGAATCGTTCAACTGTGATAGTTCAAAACTGGTAATTTCCCCAGATTTTTTTAACATGTCATAAATAGCTTGCAATTCTGGCGTCGCAAAATAAAAATCTTCTCGTAAACGGAACTCATTGAGAATATAAGGATGTTCAACCATCCGATAAAGTAAATGGTTTTCTGTTCGAATAAGACTCGTTATACGAGCAATCGTTTGGACTGGTGGCAAATAAGACTGACCAGTCTGTGATTGAAATACCTGTTGTGTTCTCTCCTGCCGCTGGTTCAGACGAACAGCATTTACTGCCTGTTCCACCTGATTATAATCAAAGTCAGAAAGTAAATCCGCCACCTTATAAATATAAGAATTTTGAGCTGTAATGGATGATACTTTGGCAATAATTGGTGCAATCTTATCTACAAACTCAATCTGCATTTGTAGATTGTCAGGATTTTCAGGTTTCAAGTATTGAATCAAAAATTCTACATCGCTGATTCGTGACTTGGTTAAAACCTGTTGCAAGGCTTCTTCCGAATTTTTCTGCAAAAATTCATCTGGGTCCATATTATCTGGCAAGCTCACGATTTCAACCTGAAAATCTTGTAGTTCATCCAACGCCTTCATGGTAGCAGCCTGTCCAGCCTTATCCCCATCATAAGTCAGAACAATTTTCTTACAAAACTTAGCTAGATGTGCAACATGCTCTCTTGTCAAAGCTGTTCCCATGGAAGCCACTGCATTATCAATACCTACACGATGAGCAGCAATGACATCTAGAAAACCTTCCATGAGATAGGCTTCACGTTGCTTCTTAATAACCGCTTTAGCCTTGTCCAAATGATACAATTCATAGCTTTTATTGAAAATCGCAGTACTACGAGAGTTTTTATACTTAGCTATTTGTTTATTGTTTCGATCCTCTTCGGTCCAAATCCGACCTGAAAAAGCTACAATTCGACCATATTCATCAGTTAGCGGAAACATGATCCGCCCTTGAAAAGCATCGAAAATCATATTCTGCTCACTGGGATTGAAAAGACCCGAATTCAATAGACTTTCTTCGTCATATTGACCTGATAGTTTTTGGTAAAGAATATTCTGTTCGGCAGGAGCTAAGCCTAGCTGGAATGTTTTTATGACATCATCTGTCAAGCCACGTTGGTGTAGATAAGCTCTAGCTTCCTCACCCATTTTGGTTGTCATCAAAAGGGCATGATAAAACTTTGCAGCATCCCGATGAATATCATACAGTACCTGATGCGGACTAACCCTTTTCTCCTCTTGATGATAGGAAGGAGTTACATCTACTTGAAACCCTGCCTTCTCAGCTAAGATAGCTACCGCATCTGCAAAAGAAACACCACGAACTTCTTCGACAAACTTAAATACATCGCCAGACTTCCCACATCCAAAACAATGATAGAACTGCTTGTCCTCGACAACGTTAAAAGAAGGTGTCTTTTCGCCATGAAAAGGACAAAGGCCAATATAGTTTCGTCCAGCTTTAGTCAGTGCAATAGTTTCACCAATTACATCCACAATATTGAGGGCTTGTTTGATTTCTGTTATTCTATCTTTTGACAGCATGCACCCTCCTCAATATTCTTATCCTAATAGAAAAGCGGACACTCTCCCCTTAGTTTAGCATACTCTATTTTATACTAAAAGAAGGAAAATGTAAAATTTCTGAAACAAATTACTTGTAAAATAATTTTTAACGGTTATTATATATAGAGTAAAATATTTATGAAAGGACATATTTAGGATATGTTGAAAGATTTGAAAGCCTTTTTGTTCCGTGGAAACGTGATTGATTTGGCTGTCGGTGTGATTATTGCATCTGCATTTGGTGCAATCGTTAAATCATTGGTTGAAGATGTAATTACTCCATTGTTCTTGACGCCAGCTTTGAAAGCTGCTGGTGCAGAAAAAATCGCTGACTTGTCATGGAACGGTGTAGCATACGGTAACTTCTTGAGTGCTGTTA is part of the Streptococcus suis genome and harbors:
- a CDS encoding saccharopine dehydrogenase family protein; its protein translation is MSRLLVIGCGGVAQVAISKVCQAEDTFKEVMIASRTKSKCDDLKAVLEEKTSVKIETAQVDADKVEEVIALIESYQPKAVLNVALPYQDLTIMDACLATGVDYIDTANYECEDTEDPEWRAIYEKHCAEEGFTAYFDYSWQWAYKERFEKAGLTALLGSGFDPGVTSVFSAYALKHYFDEIHYIDILDCNGGDHGYPFATNFNPEINLREVSAPGSYWENGKWVEVEAMSIKREYDFPEVGQKDMYLLHHEEIESLAKNIPGVKRIRFFMTFGQSYLTHMKCLENVGLLRTDPINFNGQEVVPIQFLKALLPDPASLGPRTVGKTNIGCIFTGVKDGVEKTIYIYNVCDHQECYKEVGSQAISYTTGVPAMIGTKLVMDGTWKKPGVYNLEELDPDPFMDLLNQYGLPWQVVENPVLVD
- a CDS encoding metal-sulfur cluster assembly factor; the encoded protein is MTYTEDQIKDIQERVFHALEDVIDPELGIDIINLGLIYEIRFIEGKAEIDMTLTTMGCPLADLITDQIHDVLKDVPEVTEVDVRLVWSPAWTVQKMSRYARIALGIK
- the speE gene encoding polyamine aminopropyltransferase; the protein is MEMWFSEVQTPDVKLSIRTSQQFYAGKSEYQDIDVLDSPAFGKILTLNGRVLFSDADDFVYNEMAVHVPMAVHPNPKKILILGGGDGGVAQVLSMYPEIERIDVVEPDELLVEVCRQYFPDYATGLEDERVEVYLQDGLRFLRNCENEYDIIINDATDPFGHTEGLFTKEFYGNAYRALKEDGIMVYQHGSPFYDEDESAFRSMHRKATQSFPISRVYQAHIPTSAAGYWLFGFASKKYHPIEDFDKEKWKARQLFTEYYTANLHIGAFLLPRYVEDILEEEEKK
- the rpoD gene encoding RNA polymerase sigma factor RpoD; this encodes MTNKKDKKTEVTTFDVQVAEFIRNHKKQGSATDDEINDQLVIPFTLIADGIDDLLQRIQDAGISIVDKEGNPSARAMQVEEEPRLSDEELLGSTSAKVNDPVRMYLKEIGVVPLLTNEEEQELALAVEAGDPEAKQRLAEANLRLVVSIAKRYVGRGMQFLDLIQEGNMGLMKAVDKFDYSKGFKFSTYATWWIRQAITRAIADQARTIRIPVHMVETINKLVREQRNLLQELGQDPTPEQIAERMDMTPEKVREILKIAQEPVSLETPIGEEDDSHLGDFIEDEVIENPVDYTTRVVLREQLDEVLDTLTDREENVLRLRFGLDDGKMRTLEDVGKVFNVTRERIRQIEAKALRKLRHPSRSKPLRDFIED
- the mscL gene encoding large conductance mechanosensitive channel protein MscL, translating into MLKDLKAFLFRGNVIDLAVGVIIASAFGAIVKSLVEDVITPLFLTPALKAAGAEKIADLSWNGVAYGNFLSAVINFLIVGTVLFFIVKAAEKAQSLAKKEEAAVEEATPAGPTQEELLAEIRDLLKK
- a CDS encoding aminotransferase class I/II-fold pyridoxal phosphate-dependent enzyme, encoding MKNQHQAPIYQGLVQLRRKRIVPFDVPGHKRGRGNPELVELLGERCVGIDVNSMKPLDNLGHPVSIIREAEELAAEAFGASHAFLMVGGTTSSVQTMILATCKAGDKIILPRNVHKSALNALVLCGAIPVYVDMSVEPRIGIALSLENDAFERAISEHPDAVAVLINNPTYYGICSDLHSLTEKAHAAGMKVLVDEAHGAHLHFSEKLPEAAMDVGADMAAVSMHKSGGSLTQSSLLLVGPDMNVEYVRQIINLTQSTSASYLLLASLDISRRNLALRGKESFEKVIEMSEYARREINAIGGYYAYSKELIDGKTVHDFDVTKLSIYTQGIGLTGIEVYDLLRDEYDIQIEFGDIGNILAYISIGDRLQDIERLVGALADIKRLYSRDGSDLISGEYIQPQLVLSPQEAFYAERESRSLQEAVGQVCGEFVMCYPPGIPLLAPGERVTQEIVDYIIFAKERGCSVQGTEDPDVNFINVIKED
- the dnaG gene encoding DNA primase, with product MLSKDRITEIKQALNIVDVIGETIALTKAGRNYIGLCPFHGEKTPSFNVVEDKQFYHCFGCGKSGDVFKFVEEVRGVSFADAVAILAEKAGFQVDVTPSYHQEEKRVSPHQVLYDIHRDAAKFYHALLMTTKMGEEARAYLHQRGLTDDVIKTFQLGLAPAEQNILYQKLSGQYDEESLLNSGLFNPSEQNMIFDAFQGRIMFPLTDEYGRIVAFSGRIWTEEDRNNKQIAKYKNSRSTAIFNKSYELYHLDKAKAVIKKQREAYLMEGFLDVIAAHRVGIDNAVASMGTALTREHVAHLAKFCKKIVLTYDGDKAGQAATMKALDELQDFQVEIVSLPDNMDPDEFLQKNSEEALQQVLTKSRISDVEFLIQYLKPENPDNLQMQIEFVDKIAPIIAKVSSITAQNSYIYKVADLLSDFDYNQVEQAVNAVRLNQRQERTQQVFQSQTGQSYLPPVQTIARITSLIRTENHLLYRMVEHPYILNEFRLREDFYFATPELQAIYDMLKKSGEITSFELSQLNDSAQQAWYRMQEERLPNEVSPHEIEELEIRRDKELLKKENQHLARKIREHSHVGNADIALDELQKLIDRRRQME
- the nspC gene encoding carboxynorspermidine decarboxylase gives rise to the protein MRIDQVPTPAYVIDEAKLVNNLEILKSVQERTGCKVLLAQKAFSMYATYPLISQYLAGTTASGLYEARLGREEFGGEVHVFAPAFKDSDMDELLEISDHIVFNSARQLRKHVDKCRVAGVSVGLRINPECSTQGEHALYDPCATGSRFGVRIDQFSEDLLDLVDGLHFHTLCEQNSDDLKTTLDAVEAKFGPYLHKVKWLNMGGGHHVTREDYDVELLISSIQHMQEIYGLEIYIEPGEAIALNAGYLVTEVLDIVENGIETLVLDASATCHMPDVLEMPYCPPLRHGFEAGEKSYTYRLSSNTCLTGDIIGDYSFEKPVEIGDKLYFEDMAIYSFVKNNTFNGIGLPSLVLMDQTGDCRIIKSFGYEDFKGRLS